In Irregularibacter muris, the genomic stretch TGTCACTATCATCTTCATTGGTACCAGCCGGATTATTCTTGGTGCAAGCGGTAAAAAGTACCGTTGTCATCATGATAATCAAAACAATTGATAGAATACGTTTCATAGAATAAACCTCCTTATTTTCTTAAATTTGGGCGCAAAAAAGCAAGGGAATACTATACCAAAAATAAAATGAGCCTAGTATTCTCTTGCTGGAGGTTATTCTAATTGTTTAAACGAACTTTTAATGAAACAAGTGTATGAAATCTCACTCTAGGGGAGACTGTGTTGACTGTTATTGTGAGGATAAGAAGCGTGCTTAGCGCCGTCACCGAAGCAAGAATGGTGGTAAAAATGTTTTTAAGTAGGTGATGGACTGTACCAAGCTGTGCACAGGTAGCACAGGTGCCTTCTGGGCCATGATGATCATGCTCGTGATCGGCATGGGTAAACAGAAACACTGCGGAAAGAGAGGTGGCAAAGACAAAGGCAATAAGCAGTAGCATGGCAATGGTTCTCTTGTTCGTATTATTCTTAAACATGCTTATTTGCTCCTTTCCGAAATACCCTGTATTTAATATCCATTATGGTGCGGAAAGGGGGACTCGAACCCCCATGAGTATTAGCTCACTAGAACCTGAATCTAGCGCGTCTGCCAATTCCGCCATTTCCGCATATACTTTTAATATATATACTATTATAAGGATATTTTTATGTCAATTCAATAGAATGGGGAAATAAAAGTCTATCAAGAAGTGTTGAAATCACTTTGCAGAGGGGATATGTTAATAGGTGGAATATTATATGAATCGTAAATGATGAATTTCGCCTTGCAATTCCGAACTTATCTTTCTATTTTATATAGAAATAAAAATTAAGTATTGCGTATTACATTGCATAATGTGGTTTAATATAAATAAGTAGGACTAAAGATGCAAAAGGAGATGACCTATATGAGCCATATACTCATTGTTTATTATTCACTTTTTCACAACACAGAAAATTTAGCATTAGAAATAGCAGAGCAGACAGGGGGTGTCCTAAGAGAATTAATTCCTGCTAAGAATTATTCCTTTGACTATAATACAGCTGCAAAAGAGGTAAGAAATGAAATTTCTCGAGGATTTTGCCCTAAGTTAGTTTCGGGAAATGAGTCAATAGAGGAATATCAAACAATATTTATAGGTACGCCCAACTGGTTTAAAACATTAGCTCCACCAGTGATGAGTTTTCTAAGACAACATAATTTCACAGACAAAACAATAATTCCCTTTTGCACCCATGGGGGCGGCGGCTTTGGTCAAATTGAAAAAGATATAGCAAAAGAATGTTCAAAATCCATAATCTTACCAGGTATTGCTGTAAATGGTACTGGTTCACCGGAAGAGGTGACAAATTGGCTAGAGACAATGGGGTACAAATTATGATAAACTCTAATTTATCAATGCCTAGCATGGACAACAACAGCAAAGATGAATAAAAATCTGGAGAGGATGAGTGGGAAAAACAATCTAAAGGATAAGATGGAGTAGGAGGGATACCTTGAGTAAAGTATTACGTTATATGAAGAAATATAGGATTTATGCCATACTTAGTCCAATACTTATGATTTTGGAGGTTTTGGCAGATATTATTATTCCCTATCTGATGTCACGAATCGTGGATATAGGAATTGCAAATAGGGATATTGATTATATTATAAAGATTGGTCTTTTCATGATTGTAGCTGCATTATTAGGCATGATTTTCGGGATTCTAAGTGCTCATTGTGGAGCAAGGGCAGGTTATGGATTTGCTGCGGAGCTAAGAAAGGAAACCTTTAAAAAAGTTCAGGGCTTTTCCTTTGCAAATCTTGACAATTTTACAGTTTCCTCTCTTATCACAAGACTTACTAATGATTGTAATACCATTGGCCAAGTCACAATGATGAGCCTTCGTATGGCAATAAGGGCACCGTTTTTACTGCTATTTGCATTGATTATGGCCTTTACCATAAATTCATCCTTAGCGAGGGTATTTATGGTAGCAATACCCGTTACGGCAGTTATCATTGCTATAGTATTAGTTAAGGCAAGACCATTATTTCTTAGGTTGCAAAGTCGTGTGGATAGGGTAAATGCCATCATTCAGGAAAATTTAACAGGCATAAGGGTTATTAAATCCTTTAATAGACAAAAACATGAAGAAGGTAGATTTAAAGAAAGAAATGATTCATTAAGAGAGAATGCCCTACAGGCTATTTCCCTTGTAATACTACTTATGCCTGTATTGAATCTTGTCATATATTCTACAATTATTGCCGTGTTATGGTTTGGTGGACAACAGGTTATTATAGGCACTTTAGGCGGTGGGGAGTTAATATCCTTTATTACTTATATCACTCAGATTATGCTCGCCCTTATGTTAATTTCAATGTTTTTTATGCAGTTTTTACGTGGTTCAGCATCTTTGCAGAGAATTTTAGAGATACTCAATACAGAATCGGAAATAAAGGAAAGTTCTCAGCCTGTAAAGGAATTAAGGGATGGGACAGTACGCTTTGACAATGTGAGCTTTAGCTACCCTGGAAGTAATGAAAAAACCCTAAAGAACATCCATTTTAAAATTAACTCAGGAGAAATTCTTGGAATAATTGGTTCTACAGGCTCATCAAAATCTACTTTGGTACAACTTATTCCAAGACTCTATGATGTAACAGAGGGATCTGTATCTGTAGGAGGAATAGATGTAAGAGATTTACAGATAAAGACTCTACGGGATCAGGTGGCCTTTGTCCTACAGAAAAACACACTGTTTTCTGGTACCCTTCGTGAAAATATGAAATGGGGGAATGAAGCAGCTACAGATCAGGAGATTATAGATGCATTAAAACATGCCCAGGCCTGGGAGTTTGTCACGCAGTTTGAAGACGGGATTGACCATAGAGTCGAGCAAGGAGGAGATAATTTTTCAGGTGGACAGAAACAAAGGCTTACCATTGCAAGAGCTTTATTAAAATCTCCAAAGGTTATTATCCTGGATGATTCAACAAGTGCCGTAGATATGACTACTGATGCAAAAATTCAGCAGACTTTTCAAGAAGAGCTTGGCCATGTAACCACCATTATTATTGCCCAAAGAATTTCATCCATCCAACATGCGGATAGAATTCTAGTATTACATGAAGGGGAAATAGAAGCAATGGGAGATCATGAAATGTTAATAAAGCATTCTCCAATTTATAGAGAACTTTATGAATCACAACAGAAAGGGGTGATTGGAGAATGAGCAAGCAACCAAAAGGTAAACAGCTACGCCCCAAAGATACGGGGAAGACATTGATCAGGTTATTTAGCTACTTTAAATTTAATAAGAGGTTACTCTTTGGAGGAATATTTTTTATTGTCCTGAGTTCTATTGCTCAGATAGGAGCAAATGCCATGCTCAGTCCTATTATTGATACATTAGTGGGAGATTATGATGCAGGATTATTTATAAAATATCTTATTTTTATGGGTATTCTGGTTATTCTTATTTCTATTGGTCAGTATGTAGGGAACTTATCTATGGCCAAACTAGCCCAGAAGACCGTTCATAAGATTCGTCAAGATCTGTTTTCCCATATGGAAAAATTACCGATTTCCTATTTTGATACCCACTCTCATGGCCAGTTAATGTCAACCTTTACCAATGATGTGGATATGCTAAATCAATCCCTGGAGCAAAGTGTATCACAGGTTACATTATCCGCGGTAACAGTGCTTGGTACCTTTACTATGATGATCATCCTTAGTCCTATGCTGACATTAGTAGTAGTGGGTATGCTGATTGTCATGTTTATGGCTATAAAATATATAGGACAGAGATCAGCCAGAAACTTCCGTAATCAGCAGGCAGCCCTAGGGGAGATGAATGGCTATATTGAGGAGATCATGTCCGGCCAAAAGGTGGTCAAGGTTTTTAACTACGAAGATCGTGCTATGGATGATTTTAATAGAAAAAATGAAGAGTTAAGAAAATCAAGTACTCAGGCTTCAACCTACGGGGTTATGCTTATGCCGGTTATGGGAAATCTATCCTATGTGTTATATGCCCTTGTATCAATGATGGGTTCATTTTTAGTCATGAAAAATACATTGAGTGTAGGAAATATTGCATCCTTCT encodes the following:
- a CDS encoding ABC transporter ATP-binding protein; its protein translation is MSKVLRYMKKYRIYAILSPILMILEVLADIIIPYLMSRIVDIGIANRDIDYIIKIGLFMIVAALLGMIFGILSAHCGARAGYGFAAELRKETFKKVQGFSFANLDNFTVSSLITRLTNDCNTIGQVTMMSLRMAIRAPFLLLFALIMAFTINSSLARVFMVAIPVTAVIIAIVLVKARPLFLRLQSRVDRVNAIIQENLTGIRVIKSFNRQKHEEGRFKERNDSLRENALQAISLVILLMPVLNLVIYSTIIAVLWFGGQQVIIGTLGGGELISFITYITQIMLALMLISMFFMQFLRGSASLQRILEILNTESEIKESSQPVKELRDGTVRFDNVSFSYPGSNEKTLKNIHFKINSGEILGIIGSTGSSKSTLVQLIPRLYDVTEGSVSVGGIDVRDLQIKTLRDQVAFVLQKNTLFSGTLRENMKWGNEAATDQEIIDALKHAQAWEFVTQFEDGIDHRVEQGGDNFSGGQKQRLTIARALLKSPKVIILDDSTSAVDMTTDAKIQQTFQEELGHVTTIIIAQRISSIQHADRILVLHEGEIEAMGDHEMLIKHSPIYRELYESQQKGVIGE
- a CDS encoding flavodoxin, with translation MSHILIVYYSLFHNTENLALEIAEQTGGVLRELIPAKNYSFDYNTAAKEVRNEISRGFCPKLVSGNESIEEYQTIFIGTPNWFKTLAPPVMSFLRQHNFTDKTIIPFCTHGGGGFGQIEKDIAKECSKSIILPGIAVNGTGSPEEVTNWLETMGYKL